The DNA window CAGGTGTGGCTACCTCACGTACCATCCATTACAATCAAAACAGTCTTTCTATTGGGTTTGACTGCACCGAGTGGCTAGGTTTGGACTTatgtccctgtgtccctgtgtcttTCACCTTTGTCATGCACCTTCATGGTGGTGCTCCTGAGTGTCTGGGATTTTGATCTTGAGGTCATGACTTCAATCATCTTTGGTCACAATCCCCTGTCCTCGGCCCCTATGCCCCAAAAATTATCATGATATTGTTTCAGGGGTCCTTCTCATGTTTCACAGTTATCTTAGATTCTTGTGAATTAGTATCAGGTTAAAACAGCCCTAGTGGGGGACTCTGCCTCTCCGTGGCCCCTCCCTAGTCCTAAAGGTCTCAGGGTTGGTGCTGCCTGAGCCAGCCCATCTTTTCCCACAGGTGGTAGATGTAGCTCCTGAGCTCCTGCGCATCTACAGCCTCATTCAGGCTGACGACAAGATCCCACCAGGTGAGGGTGGCGGtcgtgggcaggtgggcaggacgggggggggggggggggggggaggcaaggAGCAGTGTAGCTCAGAGGGCCTGGGGCAACTAGGTGTTGCGGACCAGTCCTccctggatctctctctctcctcaccccacccagACACCAAGGCCGCACTGCTGCTGCTCCTGACATTCTTAGCCAAACAGCACACCGATAGCTTCCACTTGGCATTGGGCTCACTGCCTGGAGACAAAGCTCAGGAGCTCCAGGCCATCCTGGGCCTCACCTAGACTGTGGGCTGCAGCTGGGCCAGAGAGAACAGCCTGACCAGGCCCAAAGACCACCACTCAGCCCAGTTCCTCCTCGTGTCTTACCAAAGATTCTAGAGACCAAGCCCAGCTTGCTGCTTTATGGGGCTGCTGTCCCTGGGGCTGGATCTGCTATGCTATGGGACAATACAAATGGAGTCATGACAGCGTACTGTAATAAAGGCAGTTCATTTTCTGCTTAAACAGTAGCTCTGAGAGCAGAGAGGATAGAGCTGCATGTCCAgaaaggaggcaggcagggcccagtAAGGCAGGACGTGGTTTAAGGTAGCTGGTTTCTTGGCAGCTCTTACACTGGCTCTAACCAGAGTGGAATCGGGGCCCTGGCTGGATCAGAAGGCGCCCATATGGCTTCTCTTGTTCCATGCGTAGGATCTGCTGGGCTGCCAGCACTGTCAAGACAGGAAGAGTGGGCTGGTCAGGGGGAAGTCCCTACGGTGGCCACTAGTCTGTGTGTCCCCCCTGCACGTGCCCACACTCACCCAGGAGCAGGTAGAAGACTCGGGCGGCCATCCTGCGAGGGCTGAGAGGTGGCACCAGGCTGCTGAAATCTGGCTCCCTGTTGGCCTGCAGCTCCAGTGCCACTGCCCTGTAGGGGTCAAGAACCATTAGATTAGCTAAGGCCCCATGCTGGGCCTGCCTAGTTGaggtaccccccccccccttggtaCCTGTGCACAGCCTCGAGCGAGAGAAGTTCGGGCTCCAGAGGCAGCTCCAAAGGCATCTCCATGGGCACCTCAGGGAGTTCAGGCACCACAGGCAGTGCAGGGGGCTCTGGCTGCTCCATctcagcccaggccctgggggaaCATGGGAGGCAGGTAGGAAAAGAAAGGAGCAGCTGTGATGGTGACCAGGGGCATACCCATCCtagcccctgccccacctgcccagggctgcggCCTGAGCTCACCCAGGCTAGCTGCTTACCACCGCTCTTCTGGGGGAATGAGGCTGATCTGGGACTTGTCTTCCTCAGCTGCTTCTATGGAgagctctgttgggggaggaggaggtccTGATCCAATCTGCTTGGACCTCAACAGTTGGGACCTGTTCAGACTGGATGCCAGAGCTGGGCATTGACTTGTTACAAGCACCCAGGAGGGAGAACTGAAGAGAACTAATCTGTGCTTTCTGTGTTAAACACTCTCTGACAAAAGCTGTCAGCAGTTGGGGTACCAGTTTCCTGGGACAATGGTTAGGGTGGTGGTCTTCACCACCCCTTCCTCAGGAGCTTACCTGAGGACAGCATAAGGGGCCCACTGGGCTCCTGGGCCTCCCTCAGGACCTGGGAGTGAAAGAGAATGATGTCAACATTGCAGAAGCACTTGGGGCAGGAGTGAAATGGTCCCCACTCTGAACCAGCCTAGGCTCTCAGACAGGACCTGATGCCATTGGCTCGCATGGGCAGAAGACAGACTGCTGGAGCTCAAGGGAAATAAGTCCTTTGAGGAGTGAGGCTGCAGTTACCTCAATATCACTTGGAATTTcagtctttctcctttcctcctcagcTGCTGCCTCCCTCTTAGCCACCTCTTCAGGCTCCAGGGGTAGCATTCGCCTGAGTGCTCTTGGGGGTGGCTGAGCACAGTGAGTCCAGACAGCCATCAGTTCTGGGGGTAGCCAGCCAGCTGAGTGGGGACAGGGTGGCAACAGGGACAGGGTTTGAGGCATGAGGAATGCCAAGAGTGAGGAATACATGCCAACTCCCACCACTCTTCTTACAGTAAGTTGGGGTTTGGAACAGCTCCATAGGGCTTCTGATGGTCCTCTCCAGGGGCTGCACCATTGGCTGTGTTAGGAGGGAAGGCAAAGCCCAGTTAAGAGGGAGTCACTGCACTGCCCTATCACCTCTGCAAGGCCTTGTCCAGGGCCTCTGTCCTTCCAACCCTTTCGGGCACACTCCCCTGCCTGCTGTGCTCATTGCTAAAAGTAGGACTTGTAACTGGTGCCAGTAGATGTGCTGGGCAGGGTCACTGAAGGAGCATGGAGAGTTATGTATGTGCAGACCCCCAGGGCATGCACTTAGGGGATGTTCCCAGTGCCTCCCTAGGAGTTTACAAGGCCTAGCATATACCTGCTCTAggccctccctgtctccctgcaaAGTTGGGGCTGCACTTACACACTCCCAGCAGTGAGCTCTGGTTTGCAGTTGTTTCTGGAAATCCTCCCGGGAGATCTGAGTCTCCTTGTCCCAGAACAGTAACTGGCGGCGGCGACCACGACGGCGAGGTGGGAAGGCTGGGGGCCGCCTCTGCtgaatggggaggggaggtgggggaaaggctACCAATTACTCCTTTTCCTGACATCCTGGTGGGCTGCAAACAGGCCCCACACTGTTGCCACAGAGGAAAGGGCTTGGGTGGGCCCTCCGGGAGCACATGCAGCTCCTACCCTGTAGGGGCATACCCATCTGAAGTGCAGCTGGTTAAATGGTGGTATGGGCAGGGCCACCTCTTACTAATTAGCACAAAGGCTTGTGTAGGCTAGCAGTAGTCTGGGGCTTGGGGAAGCTTAATATGGGTGAGCAGCTCTAGGAGAGGAGGGTGAAGAGAAGGCTTGGAAGGGCTTTTACTCAcctctgggctgggtggggctgggagacgCAGCTCCTCCGGGAGTGGGGGTGTCACCTCTGCAATAACACACTAGGTCCTGCCTCCGCCCCACACCCTCTACCCTCAGAACCACCCAGGCAAGAAGCTAGAGGGCCCTGCTTTTATTAGCAAGTGGGAATACAGGGCCCTTGTCTGCAGCAGCTGTGCAGATGCCCCCAGGAAGGATCCAGGCATGGTGGCTACTCACCAGCAAGCGGGACCTCAGGCTCCCAGACTGCTGGCTTCACCTCCTCTGGGGCCAGGACCAGACCTGGAAGTGGCTCTGCTGCCCCTTCCACTCTGAGGGAAAATGGGCAAGAGAGATGAAAACACTCCTCCCAGCACCAACCCCCTACCTGACCCAGGGGTTCCTGCACTTACTGTGCAAGAGCTGGAGGTGACAGTGAGGGAACTGCTATTTCCACTTCCGGGGCCCGGGGCTCTTCCCTGGACACTGCAAAGAGAGAGGATCAGGGTTcagagcagagaagaaaagagatggAACACGTCCCAAGCCCAGACTGCCCATGCCCGGGGGGCCAGACTGTCCAGCGCCAGGCAGGCACCACACTGCCAGACAGGCCTGCCTCGTTCCTCCAACAAGATAGCTTCATCTTGCTCAGCAATGAGTAGGTCCAGGTCTCGACGGCTAATCTCTGGCAGGTCTGGTTCACCCTGTCgtaagaggaagaacaaagaggggGGGGGAACTCAttccatttctgaaaaagaatggATCCAGGAGAATGAATCTGAAAGGCACGCCACAGGGCCAGGCCAAGGAAGCCCAGTGGGTGCTCAAGggccagagggacagagaggggaaatggaggcagagaagTAGATGCAAGGGGGGCTGGGCTTTCAGCAGCAGGCCTCAGGCCTCAGGCTGGCAGGGGGGACTCACTTCAATCGGCAGCATACGTATGGGCTCTGCCTCCTGGAGTGTGATGGCCTCCGGGGGCAGCACAGTGACTGTGACTGGGATCCTGTCTGAAGGGGCAGGGAAGTCATGCCAGCTCCTCTGCCTCTTTTCTAAGTTCCCACACCCACATGAAGCAAAAGCATGGATTCTGCTGTCAAGTCAATCTGGGTTCCAGTCAGGCCCAGGCCACTCTCTGGCCATTTGACCCTGGATATGCTGCTTAATCATATTAAGTCTGCTAATCACTACGGACTtcacttttcttctctgtaaGACGGGGATGGGAGTTCTGATCTCACAGGACTCTTGTGGGGTAGTAATGAGGTTACACACATAAAGTGCCCCTCACAGGGCCTGGCTCTTAACAGCAGCTCAAGGATGGTTATTTCTTCAGCTGTCAGAGCTTCCTGTGCCTCTCACCAGAAAGAAGGCCCTCTCTGCTCACCTGGCTTCCCTGGCTCTGTAGGGACTTCAGGAGGGATCTCAGGAACTCTCTCTGGGGTCACGGCCTCCAAAAGGTGCCGAATCTTTGGGGACAAAATAGGTTTCAGCTTCAGTCCCCTGCTTTTCCACTTTGCAGTCTTATTCACACAATGGACTTTAATACCCCTTATACCTAATTCTTGTACGAGCATGCAGTGAATTCACTCACCATCGGGTTTCCCACTCCTGCCCTCACAGACCCCATCACCCCCAACACCAGTTATGCAGCCTTTGACAATTTGTGCAAGAAGCACTATATCCTTATATCAAATGttaagggaaaaggaaggattCTTGATCTTAAGGAGCATATAGTTTAGTGGGGAGGCAAGTTTGTATATGACCCTAGCAAGTGTCAACAAAATGACTAAAACAAGGCCCTATGTGCTGAGTTCCGGAACAGTATTTGGTTCTGGCAGGGAGTGGGATAGAAACTTGACGGAAAAGGGTAGCATTTGAGTAAAGTTTATAAGGATATGTAAAATTTAACTAGTAAAGAACAAGGGGTGACCTTAAGGACTTTATCAAGCAAAGAACTGAATGTGGCATCTTTGGGACCAGGGATCAGACTGGTGTGTTTGGGAGCCAAAGATGCCCAAAGAATGTTTTGAGATACCTGGAAATGGCTAGCTCTGGACCAAGGCACAGAGTCCTAAATGCTAGTATTCTGTTCACAGTGGGGAGCTGCTGGAGGTGTCTTTGGAGGAGGGAATGACATTATCTGAGTTGCAGAGGTGTCAGGAATGGATGGAGAAGGACATGGGTAGGAAAACCTAGTGCTGAGAGAGAATGAGGGCCTGGATTAGGGCCTTGGAACAGTGTGGAGATGAGTGGGAACAAGAATAGCCTCTAGGCTGGTCTGCAGTGAGTGGAGCAGGTTTGTTTGGATTGGTCCACCAGGACAGTCCCGCGGCACCTGCTCTTGTCTCCCTCACCCCAGTGTCAGACTGGTGCAGCAGCAGCACTCCCTTCTGTACTGTCAGCCCATCATCAATCTAGGGTGTCCCAGGGGATGAGCCCCACCTGAGGTATATTGAAGGGGCTGGGAAGTCTGGGATCCACAGACATCATCCCAAAAAAGGGATCCGGAGCATCTTCCAGGATCTCCATCATGTCCAGGCAGTTAGGAAGCAACAGGCTGGGTCTGAGAAAGAATGTGGCTGTCAAGGACTGAGGCTGAGATGAGCAAACATCAAGCAGGGAAGTCCCCCAGCAAAGGCTGGGTGGTCCTGGGCCCAGGGGGACACTCACAGGTCAGTGTCCACCATATCTATGCGGATCTGCAACTGGGCACGGTGCAGGCGCTCCAAGATGTGCTGAATGTCCTCTGTGGGTGGCACGGAGCACAAAATGGGGAGAGCCAGCCTAGCCGAGGGCCACTTGGCTCTGCCCCACCTTGGCAGAGCCTTCCCAGTCTTACCTACGAGGTACTGGCATTGCTGTGAGTAGACCCGGATCACACCGATCTGGAGCTGGGctgagagatagagagagaagcGGGGGCGCGGCAGGCCGGGCTGGGGGGGGTCCACTTGTACCATCACGTAACTGAGGATTTCCTCACTAGGAGAACAACGTGTCCCAATCACCGCCAAGCTTGCGCAGAAAACCAGCCCCACAGCCTTGCCCACCCCTAATCCACCCCCTAACCCATACCAGCCCAGGTCCATTTTCTGGGCCTTACCAGGTCTTCACCACATTCACCTTCAGGTATTCACGCTTCACCAACCGGCTGCCCCGAGTAGCTGCCAGCCTGgaccaggtgggggtggggagctgtcaGGCAGGGATCTTGGGGTGCCCCTCTTAACTctcccaccctggcccagccAGCTTTTACCAGATGGTGGCGAAGCAGCCGGTGTGGCGCTGAAGCACATTGGGATAGTAGAACATCGTCCCTCCAAGGTTTCACCCTCTCGTTGTCTACTGCTTCTCTGTTCGGATATCAATCCGAATTCTTTAGGGCACAGGATTTCACAACGCCCTTGGAGAAAGTAAGAATTTGGACAGGTGGGGCGGCGGATGGACCCAGAATGCAGGGGACAAGTAAGGCGTCAGCCCTGAAGGGTTCTCACACCATGTCGGTGCTTCGAACTTACTTACGGTAGCAGGTTGGAGATGCAGAGCTTCTGAGGAGAGTCCTGGCGGTGGCCCAGACCAGGTCCCAATCGTGGTGGCCCTGCGCAAAGATGTCTGGCTCTGGACCTTTGCTCTCAGCTTGAGCAGCGACAGTCTCACCCAGTCGCCCCCTCGCGGACCTCGATCCCTCCGCAGGGAGCATGCACTTGGGTGCTCTGCGCCCCGCTCCTCAGCAGCAGAGGGTGGCCCCCTAAACAGCTAATGGGAACAGGGGTTGGCGAAGCTAAGCTTGTTCCAGGCGCCAAGTTGCCAGCCAGGGGTCAAGGAGatagccgccccccccccccccgcgcaccccaccccagggccctgcGAGGGAGGAACGAACCAATCGGCAGAACCCTGCGCGCTGCTGGGCCATTATGAGGTGTCCTGACCAATGGGCTCTCGTTCCCTTTGGTAGCAAGGGGTTCTCGGCGGCGCTTCACTGCTGACCAATAAGCGGGGAGCAAACCCCAGCCTTTCCCTCATCCAGCTTAGTAACAGAGGCATCTCACCCAGTAGGGTCATGTCTGGGGCAAAGGCCTTGACCCTGTATGGGCGCCTGAACTGCGGCTAgaccttgccccacccccaccaaatcCTACTAGGTAGCATTTGTTTGGTCGTCTTCATGCCAGCTTCGGGTCTACTTTGAGCTGGGCAGGTAGAAACGGTGTGAGGTGGCCTGAGAGCCACCACAGGTCGATGGGGGTAAAAGATCTCACAGGAAGTAACGAGGGGACTTGCCTGGTCATTTCCCAAACTTGATCAGTTTAAGTTGTGGGCATGCCTGATCTGCCTGTTTTCCAGTTTTGAATGTTCTCCTAGCTGAAGTAGATTTTAGCTTTGTTGGATGCAGGATATATTCTTGGCATCCAAAAGCCATTTGTTTCAAACAATTATTTGTGTAAAATTAAGTTATGTTCTGGTTACAAACTTGCCTTGTCTCCACGCCTCCTGCCTTTGCACAGTCATTTCTTTAGTCTGGATGACCTTCCCAGCCTCAACTCCAGGGCATGCTGAATCTTTTTAAGACTCAACTCTCATTGCAGCCCAGCTGaccctattttattttgttctttcaatcTGAGAGCTCTTGAGATTGGGGTCTTGTGTTTTCAATTAGTGCCTGGAACctagttcagtaaatatttgtcaaataactGTGCAATTACACTAAACTTATAACCACAGAATGTCGAGACTAAAAGGGATTTCAAAATCTAGTGCAAACTTGGCTTTTGAAGATGAGAACGGAGGTCCATACAGACTCTTTCTCCTGGACCACACAGCTTTTAGTGGCAGCCTGGTTGGAGCTCTGCTCTCTTGAGTTTCAGTGTTCCCAATCCCCATTTCACTGTGTTTGGCTGAATTGGCTTCTACAAACTAGTTGTTTCAATCACTGTCCATAAGTTGTCAATGTTCACAAGTGTTCACATTGGAACACAAAGATGATAAAATGGGGCGTCCACCTAGAGCCTAGTTTGGGAGATAATTTGTTCATTATTCATTCGACAACTATTTGTTACATGCCTACAATGTGTCAGGTACTCCTCTAGGCACTAGGGGTATAGCAACGAACAGAGCAAGTCCCTGATCTCACAGAGTAAGGAAGGAGAGGATATAAACTGGTAgacaaatggaaatatatgaaGCGGTCAGTGCCATGAATGAAAATGAGGCAGCATAGGAGAATAGAGAGTAGCAAGGACTGCTAGTTAGGTAGGGGACTTAGGGAAGGGAGGGGACCAGTCATGTACCTACCTGAAGCAAGAGTATTTTAGACAAGAGAATTAGCAGCTGTAAAGGTCCTGGGGCAGATATGTGTTTGGTGGGTGCAAGGAGCCTGGAGCAAAGTGACTGAGGAGAATGGCAAGGGATGAGGATAGAGAGGATAGTGGGTTCATCATAAGGACCATGGAGGCCATTGTAAGGACTTGGGCTTTTAATCTGAGGTGAAAGCCaatggagggttttgagcaggagTGACATAATGAGATTTATGTGTTAAGAGCACCTCCACTGTGTTGAGAATAGGCTGAAGGTGGACAAGAGtggaagcagaaaagaaaatggagaaggaagcaggaagaaaaagtatGAGAGATAATGGTGACTTGTTCCAAAGTGCTGGTGGTGGAAGCAAGGAGAAGCGGTCAGAGTCCGGGTAGCTTTTGAAGGAACAATGACAGGACTGGCTGGTGGACTGGATGTGGGGTACGAGACAAATGGAAGTCAAAGAGGTAGCAGGTACAAAGGTCCAGGAGGGATTTCAGCAAATTGAGGGCACAGAGGACTGTGCACCTGTGCACACAGTACTGATTTTGTTACTGTCAGTGCAGAGGCCTGTGTAGGTccctggaggagggtgggagagacgGAAGAGAAGGCAGGCCTAACGAGGAAGAAAGGCTCAAATAGCACTGAAGCACGAAGATCCTTGAGGATCTCAGTATATAGATTTGATCGTGTAGGTAATTCACCAGCTGTTGAAGGCTTCTAAGAGTGACATGACAGCAAGGAGTCTAGTCTGGGAGGCCCCTCCTCTAACCTGGGTTCATGTACAGGAAGGGGAAGCTGGAGACCATGGTAATCAGGTGAGTGGTGACTTAGGTCTGAGCTATTCTACTGGAATTGAACATACAGAGAGGATGGATGACAAGTGGCCTTGTGAAGACAAAATTTCCAGTTTGGTGGCAAAACAAACTGGTGAGGGAGTGTCAGCTGATTTGGATCCCTCAAAGCTCAGTGAACAGATTGTTTGTTGGTGACATGGCATCCTAGGCCAGCTTGTCTTGTGGAGCTCAGGTGGAGTGAGGAAACCAGTTTGGGAGTACCCTCCAGTGGGGGCACAGGGCACCATGTGCTGGGAGGAGAGGCACTAGGGCCTGGTCTGCCCCAGGCACAGAAGGTCCAGCAGACCCCAAAGCCTCTAGCCCATGGTTTCAGGTCAACCACAAGTTATCCTGTTCATTCAGACCTCCAATCTAGGGTCCTACCCTAGACTTTTCATGAAGGCCCAAATCGGATGCCTCTGACAAAGAACTGTGGAGTCTGGATCTTCCCATATGAAGTTGGTGGCACCAGTGGCTGTAGGCTGGGCCCCTCTTGGTGGctgaccctaaccctaatcctggTTGCACAGAGCGTACAGAGAGCCAGGCCCAAAATCTGCAGTGCCCAGcctgctccctcttcctcaccagaacctgtgggtggggaggaaaggggccCGGAGATGTCAGCGGGAGGAGAGCCCAAGTGCCCTACTCTCAAGTTCCACCTCTCTTATCTCCCTGTGGCCCTGCTGCTTTATTCTCCCAACAAATCAGATACTGATtcctttttcaataaattttattttaaatccttagtgaagatttaaaaagaaaatataaagtgctTGGCTTTAgggttgggggaaaaggaaaTGCCCCCCTGAGTTCACACCATTTCCCAGTTTACTTCCTCAGAGATAAAAGAGGGtatatctcaaaaaacaaaacaagacaaaacaaacaaaattttaaaaaacagataaaaaccaaCCAGATACCATGAGGAGTTCAAGGACATAACCATCACAGACAACCACTAAGAATTATCACCAAGAGAGGCAAGTCAATAATGTGGAGAATGAGTCTCTTTCAAAGGAAATAGGAAGAACagagtggaggagaggaaggtagGTCCCCCAGGCTCTGCACCAGGGACAGAGCGGCTGCCTGGTCCTCTGGAGTCTCCTGCAGTAATTGCCGGGCAAAGGCCTGCTCCATCTGTGCcggaagtggggggagagggtgTCGTGAGCACAACAGGCAAGACACTACCCCCATCCCACCCCGGTAGGCCCTTCTCCTCCTGGAACCCCCTTGCCTGCATAGGCAGCTATTctttatgtacatatgtatgtatgtatgtatgtatttttagagagtggggaagggagggagaaagagagggagagaaagaccaattagttgcctcttgttCGCACCCCAACTAGggtctgaacccacaacctaggcatgtgccctgaccaggaactgaactggtgacctttcaccttgcagtatgacgtccaaccaactgagccacaccagtcagggctaggcAGCTTTTCTTACCCTGCCCTGAACTTACCTGCACTGAGATAAGATTCTGTGGGGTGTGGTTGGGGCTAGGGTCTTCCTCTAAGAAATTCAGTGTCACCTGGAACTTGGGTTGGGGTCCCAGGCCCTGGAAGTATCTCTGCAAGTCTGAAAGAGAAAGGGT is part of the Desmodus rotundus isolate HL8 chromosome 7, HLdesRot8A.1, whole genome shotgun sequence genome and encodes:
- the REC8 gene encoding meiotic recombination protein REC8 homolog, which translates into the protein MFYYPNVLQRHTGCFATIWLAATRGSRLVKREYLKVNVVKTCEEILSYVMVQVDPPQPGLPRPRFSLYLSAQLQIGVIRVYSQQCQYLVEDIQHILERLHRAQLQIRIDMVDTDLPSLLLPNCLDMMEILEDAPDPFFGMMSVDPRLPSPFNIPQIRHLLEAVTPERVPEIPPEVPTEPGKPDRIPVTVTVLPPEAITLQEAEPIRMLPIEGEPDLPEISRRDLDLLIAEQDEAILLEERGRPVWQCGACLALDMSREEPRAPEVEIAVPSLSPPALAQVEGAAEPLPGLVLAPEEVKPAVWEPEVPLCVIAEVTPPLPEELRLPAPPSPERRPPAFPPRRRGRRRQLLFWDKETQISREDFQKQLQTRAHCWECPMVQPLERTIRSPMELFQTPTYSGWLPPELMAVWTHCAQPPPRALRRMLPLEPEEVAKREAAAEEERRKTEIPSDIEVLREAQEPSGPLMLSSELSIEAAEEDKSQISLIPPEERWAWAEMEQPEPPALPVVPELPEVPMEMPLELPLEPELLSLEAVHRAVALELQANREPDFSSLVPPLSPRRMAARVFYLLLVLAAQQILRMEQEKPYGRLLIQPGPRFHSG